One window of the Natronomonas marina genome contains the following:
- a CDS encoding DHH family phosphoesterase, which yields MQNRVADEATAVGSRLLEAALQRPELAAAVVVAALLTLVAGLYLWRRLSRTKGDRFVAALADSDSVSVLMHPNPDPDAMASALAVAALARSVDTGATIQYAGQIRHPENRAFETVLECEFDHIETDIDLAADDVVLVDHNEPRGFAGAEGLDPYAVVDHHPGNGEGQAFTDVRSDRGSCASILTEYLREQGYERAGGETGLPSKLATGLLYGIQADTTSFTRGCTPAEFDAAAFLFPAADADALDRIANPQVDGETLDVKATAIQRRRVDGSFLVSHVGRVDNTDALPTAVEELVRLEGVTAAVVTGERNGTLHASGRSRDDRVHMGKALDAAFESFPEADAGGHARMGGGQIPLPDGGKVALPETAAAEDAPRELEARLFAAMNGEL from the coding sequence ATGCAGAACCGGGTCGCCGACGAAGCGACAGCCGTCGGCAGTCGGTTGCTCGAGGCGGCCCTCCAGCGGCCGGAACTCGCTGCTGCCGTGGTCGTCGCCGCGCTCCTGACCCTGGTCGCTGGTCTCTACCTGTGGCGGCGCCTCTCCCGGACGAAGGGCGACCGGTTCGTCGCCGCCCTCGCCGACTCCGATTCGGTGTCCGTCCTCATGCACCCGAACCCGGACCCGGACGCGATGGCCTCGGCGCTGGCGGTCGCCGCCCTCGCCCGGTCGGTCGACACCGGCGCCACGATACAGTACGCCGGTCAGATCCGCCACCCGGAGAACCGCGCCTTCGAGACGGTACTGGAGTGTGAGTTCGACCACATCGAGACCGACATCGACCTCGCGGCCGACGACGTCGTCCTCGTCGACCACAACGAGCCACGCGGCTTCGCCGGCGCGGAGGGACTCGACCCCTACGCCGTCGTCGATCACCACCCCGGCAACGGCGAGGGGCAGGCGTTCACCGACGTCCGTTCGGACCGCGGTTCGTGTGCGAGCATCCTCACCGAGTACCTCCGCGAGCAGGGGTACGAACGCGCCGGCGGCGAGACGGGGCTGCCCTCGAAACTGGCGACCGGCCTGCTGTACGGCATCCAGGCGGACACGACGTCGTTCACTCGCGGCTGTACCCCGGCGGAGTTCGACGCCGCCGCCTTCCTCTTTCCGGCCGCCGACGCGGACGCGCTCGATCGGATCGCCAACCCGCAGGTCGACGGCGAGACGCTCGACGTGAAGGCGACGGCGATCCAGCGACGCCGGGTGGACGGCTCCTTCCTCGTCAGCCACGTCGGCCGCGTCGACAACACCGACGCGCTCCCCACCGCCGTCGAGGAACTCGTCAGACTCGAGGGCGTCACCGCCGCCGTCGTCACCGGCGAGCGGAACGGCACGCTCCACGCCTCCGGCCGGTCGCGCGACGACCGGGTCCACATGGGGAAGGCGCTGGACGCCGCCTTCGAGAGCTTCCCGGAGGCCGACGCCGGCGGCCACGCCCGCATGGGTGGCGGCCAGATACCGCTGCCAGACGGCGGGAAGGTGGCGCTGCCCGAGACGGCCGCCGCCGAGGACGCCCCGCGAGAGCTGGAAGCGCGGCTGTTCGCCGCGATGAACGGCGAGCTGTGA
- a CDS encoding SDR family oxidoreductase — protein sequence MRVGILGCGYVGLELARQLRGDHDVVGVRRSDEGMAAVESTGAEAVRADVTNADDLAAVPDVDALVFAASSGGRGPEAAERVYVEGLRTVIETFGARESPPERLVYTSSTGVYGDHGGDWVDETTPLDPTTEKTRVLAEAERIAREVAPEFGIDGAVARFAGLYGPDRYRLDRYLDGPVTEGYLNMIHRDDAAGVVRFMLESTDEDLLLAVDDEPVEKWAFADWLADECGVERPPKRTKAERLEDDLSEPARRRILTSKRCSNARLRELGYEFSYPTYREGYRAAIDARR from the coding sequence ATGCGCGTCGGAATACTCGGCTGCGGCTACGTCGGCCTGGAACTCGCCCGACAGCTCCGGGGCGACCACGACGTCGTCGGCGTCCGCCGGTCGGACGAGGGGATGGCGGCCGTCGAGTCGACCGGCGCCGAGGCGGTTCGTGCCGACGTGACGAACGCCGACGACCTGGCTGCGGTGCCCGACGTCGACGCCCTGGTCTTCGCGGCCTCCTCGGGCGGCCGCGGCCCCGAGGCCGCAGAGCGGGTCTACGTCGAGGGGCTGCGGACCGTGATCGAGACCTTCGGCGCGCGCGAGTCGCCGCCCGAACGGCTGGTGTACACCTCCAGTACGGGCGTCTACGGCGACCACGGCGGCGACTGGGTCGACGAGACGACGCCGCTGGACCCGACGACCGAGAAGACGCGCGTGCTCGCCGAGGCCGAACGGATCGCCCGCGAGGTCGCGCCCGAGTTCGGCATCGACGGCGCCGTCGCCAGGTTCGCCGGCCTGTACGGCCCGGATCGCTACCGACTGGATCGGTACCTCGATGGCCCGGTCACCGAGGGCTACCTGAACATGATCCACCGCGACGACGCGGCCGGCGTCGTCCGGTTCATGCTGGAGTCGACCGACGAGGACCTGCTACTCGCGGTCGACGACGAACCGGTCGAGAAGTGGGCCTTCGCCGACTGGCTGGCCGACGAGTGCGGCGTCGAGCGGCCGCCGAAGCGGACGAAGGCCGAGCGGCTGGAGGACGACCTCTCGGAGCCGGCCCGCCGTCGCATCCTGACGAGCAAGCGCTGCTCGAACGCCCGACTCCGCGAACTCGGCTACGAGTTCTCGTATCCGACCTACCGGGAGGGCTACCGGGCGGCCATCGACGCCCGCCGGTAG
- a CDS encoding DUF5791 family protein, whose amino-acid sequence MFHDIVDDPGSLTPAELRELYEAELLAVLESHGVAEVAARSGVDESTLRALEADDSPELTLEEAAAVLAVLEETPDAETIATTSRDALLMGMTTAVLDVEAVESGLGGRLEAREIQSKVEGRFPITLEEFALLQQYIESKT is encoded by the coding sequence ATGTTTCACGACATCGTCGACGATCCCGGTTCGCTCACGCCGGCGGAGCTCCGGGAACTGTACGAGGCCGAACTGCTCGCCGTCCTCGAGAGCCACGGCGTCGCCGAGGTGGCCGCACGCTCGGGCGTCGACGAGTCGACACTGCGGGCCCTCGAGGCGGACGACTCCCCCGAGTTGACCCTCGAGGAGGCCGCGGCGGTGCTCGCGGTGCTGGAGGAGACGCCGGACGCAGAAACTATTGCGACGACCTCCCGGGACGCGTTGCTGATGGGGATGACGACCGCGGTGCTGGACGTCGAGGCCGTCGAGTCCGGCCTCGGCGGGCGACTGGAGGCCCGCGAGATCCAGTCGAAGGTGGAGGGTCGGTTCCCCATCACCCTCGAGGAGTTCGCGCTCCTCCAGCAGTACATCGAGAGCAAGACGTAG